The Belonocnema kinseyi isolate 2016_QV_RU_SX_M_011 chromosome 10, B_treatae_v1, whole genome shotgun sequence genome has a window encoding:
- the LOC117181405 gene encoding cytochrome P450 6B5-like, whose amino-acid sequence MTDSLLAAQAFVFFGAGFETSSTTMSNPLYELTLNHLIQSRLRKDIQNELKKSNGKLKYDGVKHREYLQKVFQVYGIHRDPKNYPDPEIFDPERFNENTVAWSFCLSGKDQEIALVGKNLLQSPTHQDLLYFKRKLAS is encoded by the exons ATGACAGACTCTTTGCTGGCAGCTCAGGCGTTTGTCTTCTTTGGCGCGGGTTTTGAAACGTCTTCAACAACAATGAGTAATCCCTTATATGAACTGACTCTGAATCATTTAATTCAATCTAGACTTCGTAAAGATATTCAGAATGAGCTAAAAAAATCGAATGGGAAATTGAAATACGATGGAGTGAAACATAGGGAATACTTGCAAAAAGTATTTCAAG TCTATGGAATTCATCGTGATCCCAAAAATTATCCAGATCCAGAGATTTTTGATCCAGAGAGATTTAACGAGAACACAGTGGCATGGTCTTTTTGCCTTTCGGGGAAGGACCAAGAAATTGCATTAGTAGGGAAAAATCTCCTGCAGTCTCCTACA CATCAAGATTTGCTGTATTTCAAACGAAAGTTGGCCTCataa